A genomic stretch from Triplophysa dalaica isolate WHDGS20190420 chromosome 4, ASM1584641v1, whole genome shotgun sequence includes:
- the tlcd5b gene encoding TLC domain-containing protein 5: protein MPLFIVETSCSLIGWLFVYVLLCILNTERNNEWNCRLVTLLHGILIVCLTAYIAFIAGPWPFTHPGTENTSLQILALVLSLGYFLFDMAWCMFFRTEGLVMLAHHIISILGILLALGLGESGIETCGVLLGSEITNPLLQARWFLKRKGRYDSLAGDVVDLLFIVLFALVRIGVGGRMLYCELTSPKPSMIMKVGGVAFYMLSWIFMIDIARFACRKTRTKYSRWKERSKLDDANGHAIKVK, encoded by the exons ATGCCCTTGTTCATTGTGGAGACTAGCTGCAGCCTGATTGGCTGGctctttgtgtatgtgttgttgTGTATCTTGAATACAGAGAGAAATAATGAGTGGAACTGTAGATTGGTAACTCTGCTGCATGGCATACTGATAGTTTGTCTGACCGCCTATATTGCGTTCATTGCTGGGCCATGGCCTTTTACACACCCAG GCACAGAAAACACATCTCTCCAGATACTGGCTCTAGTCCTCAGTCTAGGATACTTTCTCTTTGACATGGCTTGGTGCATGTTCTTTCGCACAGAAGGTCTTGTGATGCTGGCCCACCACATCATCAGCATCCTTGGAATATTGCTGGCTCTGGGACTGGGCGAGTCAGGCATTGAGACCTGCGGCGTGCTCTTAGGCAGCGAGATCACCAACCCGCTCCTACAGGCACGCTGGTTCCTCAAGCGCAAGGGTCGCTATGACAGTTTAGCTGGAGATGTGGTGGACCTgctttttattgttctgtttgCATTGGTGAGGATTGGTGTTGGGGGCAGAATGCTGTACTGTGAGTTAACTTCTCCAAAACCATCGATGATCATGAAAGTAGGCGGGGTGGCTTTTTACATGCTCTCCTGGATCTTCATGATAGACATTGCACGGTTTGCCTGTCGGAAAACACGGACCAAGTACAGTCGATGGAAGGAGAGGAGCAAACTGGATGATGCTAATGGACATGCTATTAAAGTCAAATAg
- the cdc26 gene encoding anaphase-promoting complex subunit CDC26 — protein MLRRKPTRLELKLDDTEEFESVKKELESRKKQREEVDVVGVATSSEMSGASGAVTDGKTREQMIHERIGYKPHPKPNTLPSLFGNLQF, from the exons ATGCTGCGCAGAAAACCCACGCGCCTCGAGCTGAAACTGGATGACACGGAGGAGTTCGAAAGTGTAAAGAAAGAACTAGAG AGTCGGAAGAAACAAAGAGAAGAGGTAGATGTAGTCGGTGTAGCAACATCAAGCGAGATGAGTGGAGCATCAGGTGCAGTCACGGACGGGAAAACCAGAGAGCAGATGATCCACGAACGAATTGGATACAAACCACATCCGAAGCCCAACACATTACCATCACTTTTTGGGAACCTTCAGTTTTGA
- the slc31a1 gene encoding high affinity copper uptake protein 1 gives MTDMSHEHHSQHLDATMSPPITDPHGDHVTHPGSGGGNHVMMMQMTFFFGYKNVELLFAGLLINTPGEMVGACIGVFLLAMFYEGLKISREILLRRNQVNVRYNSMPIPGSDGTVLMETHKTVGQRMLSLSHLLQTVLHIIQVVVSYFLMLVFMTYNGYLCIAVAAGAGFGYFLFSWKKAVVVDITEHCH, from the exons ATGACAGATATGTCGCATGAACATCACAGTCAACATTTGGACGCAACCATGTCACCTCCAATCACAGACCCTCATGGGGACCATGTGACGCATCCCGGCTCAGGCGGTGGAAATCATGTTATGATGATG CAAATGACCTTCTTTTTTGGCTACAAAAATGTTGAGCTGCTGTTCGCTGGATTACTTATCAACACACCAGGAG AGATGGTAGGTGCCTGCATTGGCGTTTTCTTGCTGGCTATGTTCTACGAGGGGCTTAAAATCAGCCGTGAGATCCTCTTGAGAAGAAATCAGGTGAACGTGCGTTACAACTCCATGCCCATCCCTGGATCTGATGGCACCGTACTCATGGAGACCCACAAAACAGTTGG CCAGCGAATGCTAAGTCTTTCACATTTACTCCAGACGGTTCTGCACATCATCCAAGTTGTAGTCAGTTACTTCCTCATGCTGGTGTTCATGACCTACAATGGTTACCTGTGCATCGCCGTGGCAGCGGGCGCAGGTTTCGGCTACTTCCTGTTCAGCTGGAAGAAGGCAGTAGTGGTGGACATTACAGAACACTGTCATTAA